GGCGCCAGCGCCATTGGTTGCCCCGAAAATTTCGATCATCCCGACCACCGTGCCGAACAGGCCCATCAGCGGCGCCAACGAGGCAATCGTACCGAGCGTGGTCAGGAAACGCTCCAGTTCATGCGCTGTGGCCTGCCCTGCTTCTTCGATCGACTCTTTCATGATTTCGCGCGGCACGTCCACATTGCGCAAACCGGCAGCCAGCACCTTGCCAAGCGGCGAATTGGTTTCCAGGTTGGTCAGGACTTCGGCGTTGATCTTGCCGTTGTGATAAACCCGAATCACTTCCTGCAGCAGTTGCGGCGGCAAAATACGCGTCCGACGAAGATAGACGAGGCGTTCAATAATCAATGCGGTAGCAATGATGGAGGCAATGAGCAACAACCAGATCGGCCAGCCCGCTGCTTGAATAATGGCAAACAAAAGAAACTCCTTAGTGAAGTCGAGATCGATAGCAACTGAAGCAAATGAGGGGTTCACTTGCATGGATGCAGAATGTAACTTGTTGGGGCGTTGCGAGCAAGCATGAGCAGCATCGAAACGCGTGAATTTTCAAGGATATTTCGCAGCAGCTGCACAACACCGCAAGTTTCACACACATTATGTGAGCAAGGTTGTGGATAAGTGCCGCAATCAATACTGAAGCCCATGATTTAAAAGGATTTTTTTGCACTGCTCGAAAAACGGGCAAAATTTTCCGACGCTGTACGATAAAAGTTCTCCACAGATTTTGGGGATAACTTTGTGAACAAGCGCACTGGATTCACACGAA
This DNA window, taken from Collimonas arenae, encodes the following:
- a CDS encoding MotA/TolQ/ExbB proton channel family protein, whose protein sequence is MFAIIQAAGWPIWLLLIASIIATALIIERLVYLRRTRILPPQLLQEVIRVYHNGKINAEVLTNLETNSPLGKVLAAGLRNVDVPREIMKESIEEAGQATAHELERFLTTLGTIASLAPLMGLFGTVVGMIEIFGATNGAGADPAQLGHGISVALYNTGFGLAIAMPALIFYRHFRALVDGFIVDMEQQAVKFVDTVHGARK